From the genome of Pantoea alfalfae, one region includes:
- the asnB gene encoding asparagine synthase B: MCSIFGVLDLKTDPVELRKKALECSRLMRHRGPDWSGVYADDKAILAHERLSIVDVNNGAQPLYNADHTHVLAVNGEIYNHQALRAELSDRYEFQTGSDCEVILALYQEKGVDFLDELEGMFAFILYDSVKKSYLIGRDHIGIIPLYMGNDEHGNLFVASEMKALVPACRSIKEFPPGSYLSSTDGEIRRYWQRDWMEYKNVEHNTTDAAGLKHALEESVKSHLMSDVPYGVLLSGGLDSSIISAVTKRFAAKRVEDQDKSDAWWPQLHSFAVGLEGSPDLKAAKSVAEHLGTVHHEIHFTVQEGLDAIRDVIYHIETYDVTTIRASTPMYLMSRKIKAMGIKMVLSGEGADEVFGGYLYFHKAPNAKEFHEENVRKLQALHMFDCARANKAMSAWGVEARVPFLDKKFLDVAMRINPADKMCGSNGKMEKHILRECFSSYLPESVAWRQKEQFSDGVGYSWIDSLKEVAAKQISDQQLATAHFRFPFNTPGSKEAYLYREIFEELFPLASAAECVPGGPSVACSSAKAIEWDEAFKNMDDPSGRAVGVHQSAYK; this comes from the coding sequence ATGTGTTCAATTTTTGGTGTGCTGGATCTGAAAACCGATCCTGTTGAGCTGCGCAAGAAAGCGCTGGAATGTTCACGCTTAATGCGTCATCGCGGCCCGGACTGGTCAGGCGTCTATGCAGATGACAAGGCTATTCTGGCGCATGAACGCCTCTCAATTGTTGACGTTAACAACGGCGCACAGCCCCTGTACAACGCCGATCACACCCACGTACTGGCCGTTAACGGCGAAATTTACAACCATCAGGCGCTGCGCGCTGAGCTCAGCGATCGCTATGAATTTCAGACCGGTTCTGACTGTGAAGTGATTCTGGCGCTCTATCAGGAGAAAGGTGTCGATTTCCTTGATGAGCTGGAAGGCATGTTCGCCTTTATCCTCTATGACAGCGTTAAGAAATCGTATCTGATTGGCCGCGACCATATCGGCATCATCCCGCTTTATATGGGTAACGATGAACACGGCAACCTGTTTGTTGCGTCAGAAATGAAAGCGCTGGTACCGGCGTGTCGTTCGATCAAAGAGTTCCCGCCGGGAAGCTATCTCTCCAGCACCGATGGCGAAATCCGTCGTTACTGGCAGCGTGACTGGATGGAATACAAAAACGTTGAACACAACACCACTGATGCGGCAGGCCTGAAACATGCGCTTGAAGAGTCCGTGAAAAGCCACCTGATGTCAGACGTCCCTTATGGCGTGCTGCTGTCAGGCGGTCTGGACTCCTCCATCATTTCAGCCGTGACCAAGCGTTTTGCGGCGAAACGGGTTGAAGATCAGGATAAAAGTGATGCGTGGTGGCCGCAGCTACACTCCTTTGCGGTCGGGCTGGAAGGTTCACCTGATTTAAAAGCAGCAAAATCTGTCGCTGAACATCTGGGCACCGTGCACCACGAAATTCATTTCACCGTGCAGGAAGGTCTGGATGCGATTCGCGATGTGATTTATCACATTGAAACCTATGACGTCACTACCATTCGCGCCTCTACGCCGATGTACTTAATGTCGCGTAAAATCAAAGCAATGGGCATTAAGATGGTGCTGTCAGGCGAAGGTGCAGACGAAGTCTTTGGCGGCTATCTCTACTTCCATAAAGCGCCAAACGCCAAAGAGTTCCACGAAGAAAACGTGCGTAAACTGCAGGCGCTGCATATGTTCGACTGCGCTCGTGCCAACAAAGCGATGTCCGCCTGGGGCGTTGAAGCCCGCGTACCCTTCCTGGATAAAAAATTCCTGGATGTGGCAATGCGTATCAACCCTGCCGACAAAATGTGTGGCAGCAACGGTAAAATGGAGAAACACATTCTGCGTGAATGTTTCTCCTCTTACCTGCCAGAGAGCGTAGCGTGGCGTCAGAAAGAGCAGTTCTCTGATGGTGTGGGTTACAGCTGGATCGACTCACTCAAGGAAGTGGCCGCGAAGCAAATCAGCGACCAGCAGCTGGCAACCGCCCATTTCCGCTTCCCGTTCAACACGCCGGGTTCGAAAGAAGCTTATCTCTATCGTGAGATCTTCGAAGAGCTGTTCCCGTTAGCGAGTGCGGCAGAGTGTGTGCCTGGCGGTCCATCCGTTGCCTGTTCTTCCGCCAAAGCGATTGAGTGGGATGAAGCGTTTAAAAACATGGACGATCCTTCCGGACGTGCCGTGGGTGTGCATCAGTCAGCCTATAAATAA
- a CDS encoding HAD-IIA family hydrolase, which produces MTIKSVICDIDGVLMHDNTAVPGAQEFLQRILAKEMPLVVLTNYPSQTEQDLANRFASAGVEVPESVFYTSAMATADFLRRQEGKKAYVIGEGALIHELYKAGFTITDVNPDFVIVGETRSFNWDMMHKAAFFVANGARFIATNPDTHARGFIPACGALCAGIEKISGRSPFVVGKPSPYIMRAALNKMQAHSEETVIVGDNLRTDILAGFQAGLETVLVLSGVSTLSDIDAMPFRPDWIYPSVADIDLF; this is translated from the coding sequence ATGACCATTAAAAGCGTAATTTGTGATATCGATGGCGTGCTGATGCACGACAACACGGCCGTTCCTGGCGCACAGGAATTTTTACAGCGCATTCTGGCCAAAGAGATGCCGCTGGTGGTGCTGACGAACTATCCCTCGCAGACCGAGCAGGATCTGGCTAACCGCTTTGCTTCGGCTGGTGTCGAGGTCCCTGAATCCGTTTTCTATACCTCTGCCATGGCTACAGCAGACTTCCTGCGTCGTCAGGAGGGTAAAAAGGCCTATGTCATTGGTGAAGGCGCGTTGATTCATGAGCTCTATAAAGCGGGCTTTACCATTACGGATGTGAATCCCGATTTTGTCATTGTCGGGGAGACGCGTTCGTTCAACTGGGACATGATGCACAAAGCGGCCTTCTTCGTCGCTAACGGCGCGCGCTTCATCGCCACTAACCCCGATACGCACGCGCGCGGCTTTATACCCGCCTGTGGCGCGCTCTGCGCCGGTATTGAGAAGATCTCAGGTCGTAGCCCGTTTGTGGTGGGCAAACCTAGCCCTTACATCATGCGTGCCGCGCTGAATAAAATGCAGGCCCACTCGGAAGAGACGGTCATTGTGGGTGATAACCTGCGAACCGATATTCTCGCCGGTTTCCAGGCAGGTCTGGAGACAGTACTGGTGCTGTCAGGCGTCTCGACGCTGAGTGATATCGATGCCATGCCGTTCCGTCCGGACTGGATCTACCCTTCTGTTGCCGATATTGATCTGTTCTGA
- the nagC gene encoding DNA-binding transcriptional regulator NagC, with the protein MTTGGQSQIGNVDLVKQLNSAAVYRLIDQQGPISRIQIAELSQLAPASVTKITRQLIERGLIKEVDQQASTGGRRAISIITETRHFHTIGVRLGRNDATLTLFDLSGKSLAQEDYALPERTQETLEHALFNAISGFIEQHQRKIRELIAISVILPGLVDPINGVIRYMPHISVSHWPLVASLKKRFNVTSFVGHDIRSLALAEHYFGASRDCADSILVRLHRGTGAGIIANGHIFLGSNGNVGEIGHIQVDPLGERCHCGNFGCLETIAANGAIENRVRHLLNQGYPSVLTLEACQMSHICKAANQGDPLACEVVEQVGRYLGKAIAIAINLFNPQKVVLAGEITEAEKVLLPAIEGCINTQALEAFRKNLPVVRSTLDHRSAIGAFALAKRAMLNGILLQHLLED; encoded by the coding sequence ATGACCACTGGCGGCCAGTCACAAATAGGAAATGTCGATCTTGTTAAGCAACTTAATAGCGCAGCGGTTTACCGGCTGATTGATCAACAGGGGCCGATATCGCGCATTCAGATTGCCGAACTCAGCCAGCTCGCCCCCGCCAGCGTCACCAAAATTACCCGCCAGTTGATTGAGCGCGGCCTGATCAAAGAGGTAGACCAGCAGGCGTCTACCGGTGGTCGCCGCGCTATCTCGATTATCACTGAAACCCGCCACTTCCATACCATCGGGGTTCGCCTCGGCCGCAACGATGCCACCCTGACCCTGTTCGACCTTAGCGGTAAATCGCTGGCGCAGGAGGATTATGCGCTGCCTGAACGCACTCAGGAGACGCTGGAACATGCGCTGTTTAACGCCATCAGCGGTTTCATCGAGCAGCACCAGCGTAAAATACGCGAGCTGATTGCGATTTCCGTCATCCTGCCGGGCCTGGTTGACCCGATTAACGGCGTGATTCGTTATATGCCGCACATCTCTGTCAGCCACTGGCCGCTGGTCGCCAGTCTGAAAAAACGGTTCAACGTCACCAGCTTTGTGGGGCACGATATTCGCAGTCTGGCGCTGGCCGAGCACTATTTCGGTGCAAGCCGCGACTGTGCTGACTCAATCCTGGTGCGCTTACACCGCGGCACGGGTGCCGGCATTATTGCTAACGGCCATATTTTCCTCGGCAGCAACGGCAACGTCGGCGAAATCGGCCATATCCAGGTTGACCCGCTTGGCGAGCGCTGTCACTGCGGTAACTTTGGCTGCCTTGAAACCATTGCCGCTAACGGCGCCATTGAGAATCGTGTGCGGCATCTGCTGAATCAGGGCTACCCCAGTGTACTGACGCTGGAGGCGTGCCAGATGTCCCACATCTGCAAAGCGGCCAATCAGGGTGATCCGCTGGCCTGTGAAGTGGTCGAACAGGTAGGCCGGTATCTCGGCAAAGCGATTGCCATCGCGATTAACCTGTTTAATCCACAAAAAGTTGTGCTGGCGGGCGAGATTACGGAAGCAGAAAAAGTGCTGCTGCCCGCGATTGAAGGCTGCATCAACACCCAGGCATTAGAAGCTTTCCGTAAAAATCTGCCGGTGGTGCGTTCTACCCTGGATCACCGTTCTGCGATTGGCGCGTTTGCGCTGGCTAAACGTGCCATGCTTAACGGCATTCTGCTGCAACATCTTCTGGAAGACTAA